One genomic region from Streptomyces sp. NBC_00582 encodes:
- a CDS encoding GNAT family N-acetyltransferase, protein MTARDWHLVDGFHQHCSQTSLLRRWGRTRFARRDLSRLLAHAECWIGLDADEEPVGLVCVGPVSGQEGVVDLGLQVADARQCQGIGTALARHAADAARFRGAHTLTAYTQASHTAVIRILDRLGPARHVRDGPYVEVHVALDPNSPDRPGSPQAATG, encoded by the coding sequence GTGACGGCCCGGGACTGGCACCTGGTCGATGGCTTCCACCAGCACTGCTCGCAGACGAGCCTGCTGCGCCGCTGGGGCCGAACCCGCTTCGCGCGCCGCGACCTTTCGCGGCTGCTCGCCCATGCGGAGTGCTGGATCGGGCTCGACGCCGACGAGGAACCGGTCGGCCTCGTCTGCGTCGGCCCCGTCAGCGGCCAGGAGGGCGTCGTCGACCTTGGACTGCAGGTCGCCGACGCCCGCCAGTGCCAGGGCATCGGCACGGCGCTGGCCCGGCACGCGGCCGACGCCGCCCGCTTTCGGGGCGCTCACACACTGACCGCGTACACCCAGGCGTCCCACACGGCCGTGATCCGGATCCTCGACCGCCTGGGCCCCGCCCGGCACGTCCGCGACGGCCCGTACGTCGAAGTCCATGTAGCCCTCGATCCAAACTCCCCGGACCGTCCCGGCTCGCCCCAGGCGGCTACCGGATGA
- a CDS encoding DUF3631 domain-containing protein: MTQFPTLIDQVATAVLAPVAATENPHHRAILDVFTEVQDLDRQLVALSGDKLPEGVSVAEQLEKLTDVLVERMAAGAELNALLSTSCCCAAAPEVDDEDDAQDVQDEAEDEDADFLSCPSRPKTIVHACLDVFDAVGDPDTMASADLTHCLQDLPGDAEGRWPYADLTQGRLAELLAPYGVRTRDTTGHDGRRYKAYRRTELLDARAGCSC, encoded by the coding sequence TTGACGCAGTTCCCCACTCTGATCGACCAGGTCGCCACTGCCGTCCTGGCGCCCGTCGCGGCGACCGAGAACCCGCACCACCGCGCCATCCTCGACGTGTTCACCGAGGTCCAGGACCTTGACCGGCAGCTCGTCGCCCTGTCCGGCGACAAGCTGCCCGAGGGCGTCAGCGTCGCCGAGCAGCTGGAGAAGCTCACCGACGTCCTCGTCGAACGCATGGCCGCGGGCGCCGAGCTCAACGCACTGCTGTCCACCTCGTGTTGCTGCGCCGCTGCACCCGAGGTCGACGACGAAGACGACGCGCAGGATGTCCAGGACGAGGCGGAGGATGAGGACGCCGACTTCCTGTCCTGCCCGAGCCGGCCGAAGACGATCGTCCACGCCTGCCTCGACGTCTTCGACGCCGTCGGCGACCCGGACACCATGGCCTCCGCCGACCTCACCCATTGCCTGCAGGACCTGCCGGGCGACGCCGAGGGCCGCTGGCCGTACGCCGACCTCACCCAAGGCCGTCTCGCCGAGCTCCTGGCTCCCTACGGGGTCCGCACCCGCGACACCACCGGCCACGACGGCCGCCGCTACAAGGCTTACCGGCGTACCGAGCTGCTGGACGCACGGGCGGGCTGCTCCTGCTGA
- a CDS encoding DNA-methyltransferase, producing MPFSLHQGDALSVLAELPDNCVDSVITDPPYNSGGRTAKERTSRSAKQKYTSVDASHDLPDFTGENMDQRSYGFWLTQIMTEAHRLTKTGGTALLFTDWRQLPITTDAIQAAGWLWRGVLAWHKPQARPQKGRFTQNCEFIVWASKGAIDGSRNPVYLPGLYSASQPSGKARQHITQKPVSVMRELVQIAPPGGTVLDFTCGSGSTGVAALLEGRDFIGVEKTRHYAEIAADRLTETLQQTLTQGDLTLTS from the coding sequence TTGCCTTTTTCCCTGCACCAGGGCGACGCACTCAGCGTTCTCGCCGAACTGCCGGACAACTGCGTCGACTCCGTCATCACCGACCCGCCCTACAACTCCGGTGGCCGGACCGCGAAGGAGCGCACGAGCCGCAGCGCCAAGCAGAAGTACACCTCCGTCGACGCCAGTCACGACCTGCCCGACTTCACGGGTGAGAACATGGATCAGCGCAGCTACGGGTTCTGGCTGACGCAGATCATGACCGAGGCCCACCGGCTGACCAAGACAGGCGGCACGGCGCTGCTGTTCACCGACTGGCGCCAGTTGCCGATCACCACGGACGCGATCCAGGCGGCCGGATGGCTGTGGCGTGGGGTGCTGGCCTGGCACAAGCCGCAGGCCAGGCCCCAGAAGGGCCGCTTCACCCAGAACTGCGAGTTCATAGTCTGGGCCTCCAAGGGCGCCATCGACGGCTCCCGCAACCCCGTCTACCTGCCGGGCCTCTACAGCGCCTCGCAGCCGTCCGGCAAGGCCCGCCAGCACATCACACAGAAGCCCGTCTCGGTCATGCGTGAGCTGGTGCAAATCGCTCCGCCGGGCGGCACCGTGCTCGACTTCACCTGCGGCTCCGGCTCGACCGGCGTGGCCGCACTGCTGGAGGGCCGCGATTTCATCGGCGTCGAGAAGACCCGTCATTACGCGGAAATCGCCGCCGACCGGCTCACTGAGACGCTCCAGCAGACCCTGACCCAGGGCGACCTCACCCTCACGTCCTGA
- a CDS encoding glycosyltransferase: MYESLTRQQVPWEAVVALDGADPGRLPAPLAADDRVRVLPLPRPVGAACARNLALNEVRTNYVNWADDDDEFSDHAMAVRLRMLESTGVGWCAGYSQDLRPDGSTTLWRCPTPPGRHEAGDVWTYWKRPEDTIPIGPTTILAQTDLVRAAPMGGLVQGEDYIAALGVTGLAPGILLPVPVYRYRKHPGQMTRQDSYDALEASARRHAWNFGRSLRAALSRLKMSDESEAV, encoded by the coding sequence ATGTACGAAAGCCTCACCCGACAGCAGGTGCCCTGGGAGGCGGTCGTCGCGCTCGACGGCGCCGACCCCGGCCGGCTCCCGGCCCCGCTCGCCGCCGATGACCGCGTCCGCGTCCTGCCGCTGCCCCGCCCGGTAGGGGCAGCATGCGCCCGCAACCTCGCGCTCAACGAGGTGCGCACCAACTACGTCAACTGGGCCGATGACGACGACGAGTTCAGCGACCACGCCATGGCCGTACGGCTGCGCATGCTGGAGTCGACAGGTGTGGGCTGGTGCGCGGGATACAGCCAGGACCTTCGCCCGGACGGGTCGACGACGCTGTGGCGGTGCCCGACCCCGCCCGGCCGGCATGAGGCCGGGGACGTGTGGACGTACTGGAAGAGGCCCGAGGACACCATCCCGATCGGCCCCACCACCATCCTCGCCCAAACCGACCTCGTGCGCGCCGCCCCCATGGGCGGGCTCGTCCAGGGCGAGGACTACATCGCCGCCCTCGGCGTCACCGGCCTCGCGCCCGGCATCCTGCTGCCCGTCCCGGTCTACCGGTACCGCAAACACCCCGGCCAGATGACGCGTCAGGACTCCTACGACGCCCTGGAGGCGAGTGCTCGGCGGCATGCGTGGAACTTCGGGCGCAGCCTGCGGGCCGCCCTCTCCCGCCTGAAAATGAGCGATGAGAGCGAGGCGGTCTGA
- a CDS encoding C40 family peptidase: protein MKGIAAGIGVFVLSPFLLAGTAMLMASSSEAAQTTYSSFACVGDVDTDAVVEQVTKILNGASAKDVHVEGLSLPEEQIPNARTIVATGISLNVPKKGQIIALATAMQESRLRNLSSGDRDSLGLFQQRPSQGWGTAEEIHDPVYASTQFYKHLLAVDGWQQMTVTQAAQAVQRSAYPDAYAQWEELATALQKAIAATFPDASSTDTDTTSSTESCTAAEDGSGYGTIPEGSVPKGYSIPEDADPKARKAIEWAMAQLGTMYQWGGTCTAPHGPDPMGRCDCSSLTQQAYAHAGITLTRTTYTQVNEGKAVSPKALKPGDLIFSRGTADRPEHVGMYIGSGLAIEAPRTGKPVRITPLADWDVLAARRVI, encoded by the coding sequence TTGAAGGGCATAGCCGCCGGCATCGGCGTCTTCGTCCTCTCCCCGTTCCTCCTCGCCGGCACGGCCATGCTGATGGCCAGCTCCAGCGAGGCCGCCCAGACCACCTACTCGTCCTTCGCTTGCGTGGGCGACGTCGACACCGACGCCGTCGTCGAGCAGGTCACCAAGATCCTCAACGGCGCGTCCGCCAAGGACGTCCACGTCGAGGGCCTGTCCCTGCCCGAGGAGCAGATCCCCAACGCCCGCACCATCGTGGCCACCGGGATCAGCCTGAACGTGCCGAAGAAGGGCCAGATCATCGCGCTCGCCACGGCGATGCAGGAATCACGGCTGCGCAACCTCAGCTCCGGCGACCGCGACTCGCTCGGCCTGTTCCAGCAGCGCCCGAGCCAGGGCTGGGGCACCGCCGAGGAGATCCACGACCCTGTCTATGCCTCCACCCAGTTCTACAAGCACCTGCTCGCGGTGGACGGCTGGCAGCAAATGACCGTCACCCAGGCCGCCCAGGCCGTGCAGCGCTCCGCCTACCCCGACGCCTACGCGCAGTGGGAGGAGCTGGCGACCGCCCTGCAAAAGGCGATCGCCGCCACCTTCCCAGACGCCTCCAGCACGGACACGGACACCACCTCCAGCACCGAGTCCTGCACGGCGGCCGAGGACGGCTCCGGGTACGGCACCATCCCCGAAGGCTCCGTGCCCAAGGGCTACTCGATCCCCGAGGACGCCGATCCGAAGGCGCGCAAGGCGATCGAGTGGGCGATGGCGCAGCTCGGCACGATGTACCAGTGGGGCGGCACCTGCACCGCGCCGCACGGCCCGGACCCGATGGGCCGCTGCGACTGCAGCTCGCTGACCCAGCAGGCGTACGCGCATGCTGGCATCACGCTCACCCGCACCACGTACACGCAGGTCAACGAGGGCAAGGCCGTCTCCCCCAAGGCGCTGAAGCCCGGTGACCTGATCTTCTCCCGCGGCACGGCCGATCGCCCCGAGCACGTCGGCATGTATATCGGCTCGGGTCTCGCGATCGAGGCACCCCGCACTGGCAAGCCTGTTCGGATCACGCCGCTGGCGGACTGGGACGTCCTCGCCGCCCGCCGCGTCATCTGA
- a CDS encoding DUF4913 domain-containing protein has product MEPVRLPESDLESIEAKVRKLLDQSEQQARQLDSLSSAPGPSPFAAYGMPGFAGMALPPAPPEPRPILELDGEEYEDELDALTDWVNDYFLRYGSEVTTAAPWCEQWQEHEDVVAWLHSLWLAYQQHREPEAGLSGMFVWHRDFLTHAIATVRAPGGPLSACMTDPDRPAHRLLPGPKPSSRSSSEPEEDVPPGQAA; this is encoded by the coding sequence ATGGAACCGGTCCGGCTGCCGGAATCCGATCTGGAGAGCATCGAGGCGAAGGTCCGCAAGCTGCTCGATCAGTCGGAACAGCAGGCCCGGCAGCTCGACAGCCTGTCCTCCGCACCTGGCCCCTCACCGTTCGCCGCCTATGGCATGCCGGGATTCGCGGGCATGGCCCTGCCGCCCGCTCCGCCGGAGCCACGGCCGATCCTGGAACTGGACGGCGAGGAGTACGAGGACGAACTCGACGCCCTCACGGACTGGGTGAATGACTACTTCCTCCGGTATGGCTCGGAGGTCACCACCGCGGCGCCCTGGTGCGAGCAGTGGCAGGAGCACGAGGACGTCGTGGCCTGGCTGCACTCCCTGTGGCTGGCCTACCAGCAGCACAGGGAACCCGAGGCGGGCCTGTCGGGCATGTTCGTGTGGCACCGCGATTTCCTCACGCACGCCATCGCCACCGTACGGGCGCCCGGCGGGCCGCTGTCGGCGTGCATGACGGACCCGGACCGGCCCGCCCACCGCCTGCTGCCCGGCCCGAAACCCTCCTCCCGCTCCTCCAGTGAGCCGGAGGAGGACGTCCCTCCAGGCCAGGCCGCATGA
- a CDS encoding SCO6880 family protein translates to MSELSVSPITVRFPHRSRRGILLGLSLPQLLLVSAALALLLITVVTTGLLGAIALTPLWAVVAALVAIRRNGQSLIDWAPIVARHAHRRRTGQTLWLARPASRPRQDGVLHLPGTAASLKVVTPGDSANQAAAVHDPHHQTLTAIARVSSRAFALLDPATQNANVAGWGRALAGIARTGHVATVQVLERTVPDSGDTLARHWAQHGRPDTPVAGQVYSELVASAGPAAAPHEAYLAISLDLKAAKRLISQAGGGLPGAFTVMEQTTSAIALAARSAGLMVTGWLNAREIAAVIRTAYDPAALSALQQWSPTGRAEADPAAAGPVVQVEEYDRLGTDSARHATYWIENWPRTETTPGFLHGLMFTAGVRRSLSLIYVPQGLESALRDVQRKKAAIIADANERARRGQVDSEADSVEYADVKARERQLIAGHADVALTGLLTVSADTDAALDAACAQIETAAVTAQVDLRRLYYQQPDAFTLAALPLARTAL, encoded by the coding sequence TTGTCTGAACTCTCCGTCTCTCCGATCACGGTCAGATTCCCGCACCGCTCCAGGCGCGGCATCCTCCTCGGCCTCTCCCTCCCCCAACTCCTGCTCGTCTCTGCCGCGTTGGCCCTGCTGCTCATCACCGTGGTGACCACCGGGCTGCTCGGCGCGATCGCGCTGACCCCGCTGTGGGCGGTCGTCGCCGCCCTGGTCGCCATCCGCCGCAACGGCCAATCCCTGATCGACTGGGCTCCGATCGTCGCCCGCCATGCCCACCGCCGCCGCACCGGCCAGACCCTGTGGCTGGCCCGGCCGGCCTCCCGGCCCCGCCAGGACGGCGTGCTGCACCTGCCCGGCACTGCCGCCTCGTTGAAGGTCGTCACCCCGGGCGACTCCGCCAACCAGGCTGCCGCCGTCCACGACCCCCACCACCAGACCCTCACCGCCATCGCCCGGGTCAGCAGCCGCGCGTTCGCCCTGCTCGACCCCGCCACGCAGAACGCGAACGTGGCGGGCTGGGGCAGGGCCCTGGCTGGCATCGCCCGCACCGGACACGTCGCCACCGTGCAGGTCCTGGAACGCACCGTCCCCGACTCCGGCGACACCCTCGCCCGCCACTGGGCCCAGCACGGCCGCCCCGACACCCCCGTCGCCGGGCAGGTGTACTCCGAGCTGGTCGCCTCCGCCGGCCCGGCCGCCGCCCCGCACGAGGCATACCTGGCCATCTCGCTGGATCTCAAGGCCGCCAAGCGCCTCATCAGCCAGGCCGGCGGCGGGCTACCGGGCGCATTCACGGTCATGGAGCAGACCACCTCGGCCATCGCGCTCGCCGCACGCAGCGCGGGACTGATGGTGACCGGCTGGCTCAACGCGCGGGAGATCGCCGCGGTCATCCGCACCGCCTACGACCCGGCCGCCCTCTCCGCCCTCCAGCAATGGTCGCCGACCGGGCGGGCCGAGGCCGACCCTGCGGCTGCCGGGCCCGTCGTCCAGGTCGAGGAGTACGACCGCCTCGGCACCGACAGCGCCCGCCACGCCACCTACTGGATCGAGAACTGGCCCCGCACCGAGACCACCCCCGGTTTCCTGCACGGGCTGATGTTCACCGCCGGGGTACGCCGCAGCCTGTCCCTTATATACGTGCCGCAGGGACTCGAGTCCGCGCTGCGCGACGTCCAGCGCAAGAAGGCCGCCATCATCGCCGACGCCAACGAACGCGCCCGCCGCGGACAAGTGGACTCCGAGGCCGACTCCGTCGAGTACGCGGACGTCAAGGCACGTGAGCGGCAACTGATCGCCGGCCATGCCGACGTCGCCCTGACCGGGCTGCTCACCGTCAGCGCCGACACCGACGCCGCCCTCGACGCCGCGTGCGCGCAGATCGAGACCGCCGCCGTCACCGCCCAGGTCGACCTGCGCCGCCTGTACTACCAGCAGCCCGACGCATTCACCCTCGCCGCCCTGCCGCTCGCCCGCACCGCGCTCTGA
- a CDS encoding DUF6112 family protein: protein MHLLDTVQYLAYDPGITPSGGGLPGLAVLKNVVNSINLFAIVAVVGALAVSLGVWAWGHHTGGHQAEANGKKGAVVSAGAALGLGAANGIVAFFSALGSQVH, encoded by the coding sequence TTGCATCTGCTCGACACCGTGCAGTACCTGGCCTACGACCCCGGCATCACGCCTTCGGGCGGTGGCCTGCCCGGCCTGGCCGTGCTGAAGAACGTCGTCAACTCGATCAACCTGTTCGCGATCGTCGCCGTGGTCGGCGCGCTCGCCGTCTCGCTCGGCGTGTGGGCCTGGGGCCACCACACCGGCGGCCACCAGGCCGAGGCCAACGGCAAGAAGGGCGCCGTCGTCTCGGCCGGCGCCGCCCTCGGCCTCGGCGCCGCCAACGGCATCGTCGCGTTCTTCTCCGCCCTGGGGTCGCAAGTCCACTGA
- a CDS encoding DUF6238 family protein, translating to MNAPRTTDAHPYLRAATAGLRHHARAHTSHGAPADRLHLDTLHAHLTAAHQLLDQLTDSTRPLHPAAGRHLAAAHLRLWQATAAVHDAFHTVPADDGEGSAAEECQPERLPEGPLVLTICQRHLAASHAIRRKTTPTDLSTPLHGHTTTCTQ from the coding sequence TTGAACGCACCCCGCACCACTGACGCACACCCCTACCTCCGCGCCGCCACCGCCGGCCTGCGCCACCACGCGCGCGCCCACACCTCGCACGGCGCCCCTGCCGACCGGCTGCATCTGGACACGCTGCACGCCCACCTCACCGCCGCCCACCAACTGCTCGACCAACTGACCGACAGCACCCGGCCCCTTCACCCGGCTGCCGGACGTCATCTGGCCGCCGCTCACCTGCGGTTGTGGCAGGCCACCGCCGCCGTCCATGACGCCTTCCACACCGTGCCCGCCGACGACGGAGAAGGTTCCGCCGCCGAGGAGTGCCAGCCCGAGCGTCTGCCAGAGGGCCCATTGGTGCTGACGATCTGCCAGCGGCACCTGGCGGCATCCCACGCGATCCGCCGCAAGACCACCCCCACCGACCTCAGCACCCCGCTGCACGGCCACACCACCACCTGCACCCAGTAA
- a CDS encoding ATP-binding protein produces the protein MTHRPARRARRASASPLFTPHGTDRASRKAARRQLAEAAAKARAEATAHPDGHEAVEPEMPPPLFPPRGRPGPASARGGRLKLPQHRMTTATASGAYPFLAEGGLGAEGIYIGRDVHAEASFTFDPFALYGRLEGFTNPNVLLAGVIGQGKSALAKSFALRSIAHGYRVYVPCDPKGEWTPVASALGGTSIALGPGLPGKLNPLDAAPRPASVPEADWAGEIRKRRLLLLGSLARTVLGRDLLPMEHTALDVALDAVVAQAAAVRRTLLLGDIAATLNNPDQLDAAAGTMSGRLGEAARDLAHAMRRLVHGDLAGMFDAPSTVAFDPSSPMLTIDLSRLGGSGDDTALVLAMTCASAWMESALTDPHGGRRWIVYDEAWRLMRHPGLLQRMQSQWKLSRGLGIANLMVIHRLSDLLTAGDAGSQGRALAEGLLADCSTRIIYRQETDQLHAAAALLGLTSVETEAIAHLNRGRGLWRVAGRSFIVQHQLHPHELALFDTDARMQ, from the coding sequence ATGACCCACCGGCCCGCGCGCCGAGCCCGCCGCGCCTCGGCCTCCCCTCTGTTCACCCCGCACGGCACCGACCGGGCCAGCCGCAAAGCCGCGCGCCGTCAGCTCGCCGAAGCCGCCGCCAAGGCCCGCGCCGAAGCTACCGCCCACCCGGACGGCCACGAGGCTGTCGAGCCCGAGATGCCGCCGCCGCTGTTCCCGCCCCGCGGCCGTCCCGGACCCGCCTCCGCCCGCGGCGGGCGACTGAAGCTGCCGCAGCATCGCATGACCACCGCCACCGCCAGCGGGGCGTATCCCTTCCTCGCCGAGGGCGGCCTGGGCGCCGAGGGCATCTACATCGGCCGTGACGTCCACGCCGAGGCGTCGTTCACCTTCGACCCGTTCGCCCTGTACGGGCGCCTCGAAGGGTTCACCAACCCCAACGTCCTGCTCGCCGGAGTGATCGGCCAGGGCAAGAGCGCGCTAGCCAAGTCCTTCGCCCTGCGCTCCATCGCCCACGGATACCGCGTCTACGTGCCCTGCGACCCGAAGGGCGAATGGACCCCCGTCGCCTCCGCGCTCGGCGGCACCTCCATCGCCCTGGGCCCCGGCCTGCCTGGCAAACTCAACCCCCTGGACGCCGCCCCACGACCGGCCAGCGTGCCGGAGGCCGACTGGGCGGGCGAGATCCGCAAACGCCGACTTCTCCTGCTCGGCTCCCTCGCCCGGACCGTCCTGGGCCGCGATCTGCTGCCGATGGAGCACACCGCGCTCGACGTCGCCCTCGACGCGGTCGTCGCCCAGGCCGCCGCCGTCCGCCGCACACTCCTGCTGGGCGATATCGCCGCCACCCTCAACAACCCCGACCAGCTCGACGCCGCCGCCGGGACCATGTCCGGACGGCTCGGCGAGGCCGCCCGCGACCTCGCCCACGCCATGCGAAGGCTCGTCCACGGCGACCTGGCCGGCATGTTCGACGCCCCCTCCACCGTCGCCTTCGACCCCAGCTCCCCGATGCTGACCATCGACCTGTCCAGGCTCGGCGGCTCCGGCGACGACACCGCCCTCGTCCTCGCCATGACCTGCGCGAGCGCCTGGATGGAATCCGCCCTCACCGACCCGCACGGCGGCAGGCGCTGGATCGTCTACGACGAAGCCTGGCGCCTGATGCGCCACCCCGGGCTCCTCCAGCGCATGCAGTCCCAGTGGAAACTCTCCCGCGGCCTGGGCATCGCCAACCTCATGGTGATCCACCGGCTGTCCGACCTGCTCACCGCCGGCGACGCCGGCTCCCAGGGCCGCGCGCTCGCCGAGGGCCTCCTGGCCGACTGCTCCACTCGCATCATCTACCGCCAGGAAACCGACCAACTCCACGCCGCAGCTGCCCTGCTGGGCCTGACCAGCGTGGAGACTGAGGCCATCGCCCACCTCAACCGCGGGCGCGGACTGTGGCGCGTCGCGGGCCGGAGCTTCATCGTTCAACATCAACTCCACCCGCACGAACTGGCGTTGTTTGATACGGACGCCCGTATGCAGTAA
- a CDS encoding MFS transporter, protein MLGSRHVARLLGGTLIGRMPNGMAPVAIVLLITSQGASLASAGLLSALYGLAGALSQPVKGRLMDRHGQIPVSAPGAVLNSGCLLLLLVADDPTLALFAVVLAGLCSPPLEAGLRALWPTVLPDLGRRRVALALDTGSQGLLYIAGPLLVAALATVYSPPAAILATVVLGLVGTTVVLTALPSRAWRPQYTAGSAAAGLHSTPLSLIFLAHAGFGIALGAMNVWAVAMAELHDMKLLSGLIPAAFATGSFVGGLLYARRAWPGSPIVQLLSAAAGFCVGWLPLLALPGPHMATVVVTVPGVFLTVVIACGFTTADALVPAGRRTEAYAWLIASVGVGQAAGTALAGALATHRLTAAALPAAGAALALTVLAAARHRITGRGEH, encoded by the coding sequence GTGCTGGGCAGCCGGCATGTCGCCCGGCTACTCGGCGGCACCCTTATCGGACGCATGCCCAACGGCATGGCACCCGTCGCCATCGTGCTTCTGATCACCTCCCAAGGTGCCTCCCTGGCCTCCGCCGGACTGCTGAGCGCCCTGTACGGGCTGGCTGGCGCGCTCTCCCAGCCGGTCAAGGGCCGCCTGATGGACCGCCATGGCCAGATTCCGGTGTCCGCGCCCGGGGCAGTCCTCAACTCCGGCTGTCTGCTGCTCCTGCTGGTCGCGGACGATCCGACCCTCGCGCTCTTCGCGGTCGTGCTCGCGGGCCTGTGCTCCCCTCCGCTGGAGGCGGGACTGCGGGCCCTGTGGCCCACCGTCCTGCCCGACCTTGGCCGGCGCCGGGTCGCCCTCGCGCTCGACACCGGCTCCCAGGGCCTGCTCTACATCGCCGGCCCGCTCCTGGTCGCCGCGCTCGCCACCGTCTACAGTCCCCCCGCCGCGATCCTCGCGACCGTCGTGCTCGGCCTCGTGGGTACGACGGTGGTGCTCACCGCGCTCCCGTCCCGCGCCTGGCGCCCGCAGTACACCGCTGGTTCCGCCGCGGCCGGGCTGCACAGCACGCCTCTGTCGCTGATCTTCCTGGCCCATGCCGGCTTCGGGATCGCCCTCGGTGCCATGAACGTCTGGGCGGTGGCCATGGCCGAACTGCACGACATGAAGCTGCTGTCCGGGCTGATTCCCGCTGCCTTCGCCACCGGCAGCTTTGTCGGCGGCCTCCTCTACGCCCGCCGTGCGTGGCCGGGCTCGCCCATCGTCCAGTTGCTGTCGGCCGCGGCTGGGTTCTGCGTCGGGTGGCTGCCGCTACTCGCCCTTCCCGGCCCTCACATGGCAACTGTCGTGGTCACCGTGCCGGGCGTGTTCCTCACCGTGGTGATCGCCTGTGGCTTCACGACCGCAGACGCCCTCGTGCCTGCAGGGCGGAGGACCGAAGCGTACGCCTGGCTGATCGCCTCGGTCGGCGTCGGCCAGGCCGCCGGCACCGCCCTGGCCGGGGCCCTCGCCACCCACCGCCTTACCGCGGCGGCCCTTCCCGCGGCCGGAGCCGCCCTGGCCCTGACAGTCCTCGCCGCCGCCCGCCACCGCATCACCGGCCGCGGTGAGCACTAA
- a CDS encoding SCO6881 family protein yields the protein MGFCDLPLADKLCAVGDAVDFASNPGEAIGNWMAKSAGELAAAAADLAAEAVNTTTKVDLNAGWFRDNYEMILPIGLVVLVATFCAQLVRAAIRRDGQALTQAFTGTATGVLFAFTAIAFTTIAIEVVDALSDGLFKAAHLDIATAVRRIVKVAQIPGLEALGWLVAVFAGVGAALGAFLYWCVMMVRKVGILVMVTLAVFAGAGGGWEVARRWRKGWIEATATLVVSKLLMTVIFVLGIAAMGKTEAKDGIAALADVMAGIVIMALVLLCPYATFKFVHWAASEGSDAETLHRSGGAGAQIARQHAERAGRKAAAAVATAATGGAAAGAGAAPQGPDALPGGFPGDIATTPTPDTGKEGGGSSTTPSSGGEGIKSGLEKAVQPAPTSPRDDTSGHLGGTPGSGGSGGRSTGQGSGFMSAPPTSASAPPPQGSPPAPDSTSTAATGTPPPPPTGL from the coding sequence TTGGGCTTCTGTGACCTCCCTCTCGCTGACAAACTCTGCGCCGTCGGCGACGCGGTCGACTTCGCCTCCAACCCCGGCGAGGCCATCGGCAACTGGATGGCCAAGAGCGCCGGCGAACTCGCGGCAGCCGCTGCCGACCTGGCCGCCGAGGCGGTCAACACCACCACCAAGGTCGACCTGAACGCCGGATGGTTCCGCGACAACTACGAGATGATCCTGCCGATCGGCCTGGTCGTCCTCGTCGCCACCTTCTGCGCCCAGCTCGTGCGCGCCGCGATCCGCCGTGACGGCCAGGCCCTCACCCAGGCATTCACCGGCACCGCTACCGGTGTCCTGTTCGCCTTCACCGCAATCGCCTTCACCACCATCGCCATCGAAGTGGTCGACGCCCTCTCCGACGGCCTGTTCAAAGCCGCCCACCTGGACATCGCCACGGCGGTGCGCCGTATCGTCAAGGTCGCCCAGATCCCGGGCCTTGAGGCACTGGGCTGGCTGGTCGCCGTCTTCGCCGGCGTCGGCGCCGCCCTGGGTGCCTTCCTCTACTGGTGCGTGATGATGGTCCGCAAGGTCGGCATCCTCGTCATGGTCACCCTCGCCGTGTTCGCCGGGGCAGGCGGCGGCTGGGAGGTCGCGCGGCGCTGGCGCAAGGGCTGGATCGAGGCCACCGCCACCCTGGTCGTCTCCAAGCTCCTGATGACCGTGATCTTCGTGCTCGGTATCGCGGCGATGGGCAAGACCGAGGCCAAGGACGGCATCGCCGCCCTCGCCGACGTCATGGCCGGCATCGTCATCATGGCCCTGGTGCTGTTGTGCCCGTACGCGACGTTCAAGTTCGTGCACTGGGCCGCCTCCGAAGGCTCCGACGCCGAGACGCTGCACCGCTCCGGCGGAGCGGGCGCGCAGATCGCCCGCCAGCACGCCGAACGCGCCGGACGCAAGGCCGCCGCCGCGGTCGCCACCGCCGCAACAGGCGGTGCGGCGGCCGGAGCGGGCGCCGCTCCCCAGGGTCCGGATGCCTTGCCGGGCGGCTTTCCCGGCGACATCGCCACCACCCCCACGCCGGACACCGGCAAGGAAGGCGGCGGCAGCTCCACAACGCCGTCGTCTGGAGGCGAGGGAATCAAGAGCGGCCTGGAGAAGGCGGTGCAGCCCGCGCCGACCAGCCCGCGCGACGACACCAGCGGCCACCTCGGCGGCACGCCCGGGTCCGGCGGGTCCGGTGGCCGGTCCACCGGTCAGGGCAGCGGGTTCATGTCCGCACCCCCCACCAGCGCCTCCGCCCCGCCGCCACAGGGCTCTCCGCCGGCCCCGGACTCCACGAGTACGGCCGCAACCGGCACGCCGCCGCCTCCGCCCACCGGCCTGTGA